A section of the Paenibacillus yonginensis genome encodes:
- the ylqF gene encoding ribosome biogenesis GTPase YlqF: MTIQWFPGHMTKARRQIQEKLGLIDVVIELVDARLPLSSRNPMVDEILSGKPRMIVLNKSDLADPQMTKEWLNYFTAEGHTALEVNASTGQGTKDIPNKARELFKEKIERQIAKGIKPRPVRALIVGIPNVGKSTLINRLAGRNIAVTGDRPGVTKGQQWIKVGTEMELLDTPGILWPKFEDQNVGYRLAVTGAIKEEILNVEDIAFFAVKYLARYYWEPLKERYGLEQAQPQDFENPDEIVAIMEAIGRKRGCIVSGGRVDLAKASGIILRELRAGKTGRYTMESPF; encoded by the coding sequence ATGACAATCCAGTGGTTCCCCGGGCATATGACCAAGGCGCGGCGGCAGATTCAGGAGAAACTGGGGCTCATTGATGTAGTGATCGAGCTCGTGGATGCCAGACTGCCGCTCTCAAGCCGTAATCCGATGGTTGATGAAATTTTAAGCGGCAAGCCGAGAATGATCGTCTTGAACAAATCGGACTTGGCTGATCCGCAAATGACGAAGGAATGGCTGAATTATTTTACGGCAGAAGGTCATACGGCTCTGGAAGTAAATGCTTCAACCGGGCAAGGGACAAAAGATATTCCGAATAAAGCCAGAGAGCTGTTTAAGGAAAAAATTGAACGGCAAATCGCCAAAGGGATCAAACCGCGGCCTGTACGGGCGTTAATCGTAGGGATTCCCAATGTGGGCAAATCAACGCTGATTAACCGGCTTGCCGGCAGAAACATAGCGGTTACGGGCGACCGCCCGGGCGTAACCAAAGGCCAGCAGTGGATTAAGGTAGGTACCGAAATGGAACTCCTGGATACACCGGGAATTTTATGGCCTAAATTCGAGGATCAAAACGTAGGTTACCGCCTGGCGGTGACGGGTGCGATCAAAGAAGAAATCCTTAATGTGGAGGATATCGCATTTTTTGCAGTCAAATATTTGGCCCGTTATTATTGGGAGCCGCTTAAGGAACGTTATGGCCTGGAGCAGGCGCAGCCGCAGGATTTTGAGAATCCGGATGAAATCGTGGCAATCATGGAGGCGATCGGCCGGAAGAGGGGCTGCATTGTCAGCGGAGGCCGGGTCGATCTCGCGAAAGCCTCCGGCATTATTTTGCGTGAGCTGCGGGCTGGAAAGACAGGCCGTTATACGATGGAGTCTCCGTTCTGA
- a CDS encoding polysaccharide deacetylase family protein, translating into MRRKSGIIAAVAILVLFAILGGAVTQQRTILKNDVRLMLVKLKLMPNTGQSPELPIKHKPSDVPTPNAVYYRDGVIVLMYHEVTKTQTDPKALLASKFKEQLELMKANGFHWITMGQYRDFILHHAPVPDNAVLMTFDDGYESFYQDAYPLLQQYQVPATNFVIVNTIDNPKHPGIPKLNWKQIQEMHRHGVDFFNHTYDSHSYAYADAKHREIRALLAGPVYQGKADKESTAQFESRIYKDLLKAQVKLHEEVGNTYDVVAFPYGVFFGKYDQDLQEPGH; encoded by the coding sequence ATGAGAAGAAAGTCGGGGATTATCGCTGCCGTGGCCATACTGGTTCTATTTGCAATTTTGGGTGGAGCTGTGACCCAGCAAAGAACCATTTTGAAAAACGACGTTCGTTTAATGTTAGTCAAGCTGAAGCTAATGCCGAATACCGGACAAAGCCCGGAGCTTCCTATTAAACACAAGCCTTCTGACGTGCCCACACCAAATGCGGTATATTACCGTGACGGAGTTATTGTTCTAATGTACCATGAGGTGACGAAAACACAAACGGATCCGAAGGCACTGCTGGCAAGCAAGTTCAAAGAACAGCTGGAACTGATGAAGGCCAATGGTTTTCATTGGATTACGATGGGTCAATATAGAGATTTTATTTTGCATCATGCCCCGGTGCCTGATAATGCCGTGCTGATGACTTTTGATGACGGTTATGAATCTTTTTATCAGGATGCCTACCCTTTGCTGCAGCAATACCAGGTTCCGGCGACCAATTTTGTCATTGTAAATACGATTGATAATCCGAAGCATCCCGGGATTCCCAAGCTGAATTGGAAACAGATTCAGGAGATGCACCGGCATGGGGTGGACTTTTTTAATCATACTTACGACTCTCACAGCTATGCTTATGCAGATGCCAAACACCGGGAAATCAGGGCGCTGCTGGCTGGGCCCGTCTATCAGGGGAAGGCTGACAAAGAGTCAACGGCACAGTTCGAAAGCCGGATTTATAAGGATTTGTTAAAAGCGCAAGTGAAGCTCCATGAAGAGGTAGGCAATACGTATGACGTGGTCGCTTTCCCGTATGGCGTTTTTTTCGGAAAATACGATCAAGATTTGCAGGAGCCTGGGCATTGA
- a CDS encoding ribonuclease HII gives MNQEELPMEDLLVYEKEYWGKSYRHIAGIDEVGRGCLFGDVVAAAVILPEGVILDGVNDSKKLSAKKREQLFEEIMQTALAVGIGFVDAATIDKINIKQAARLAMKQAVEGMKVRPDFLLVDAEKVDLPIPQMAIIKGDANSQSIAAASIIAKVTRDRLCQGEWEARYPEYGIAVHKGYATKLHREQLLLLGPTPMHRRSFLTNLFTKQQELF, from the coding sequence TTGAACCAAGAGGAGCTGCCGATGGAAGATTTACTGGTATATGAGAAAGAGTATTGGGGGAAATCCTACCGGCATATCGCCGGGATCGATGAGGTTGGAAGAGGTTGTTTGTTCGGGGATGTAGTTGCGGCTGCGGTTATTTTGCCGGAAGGTGTAATCCTGGACGGGGTCAACGATTCCAAGAAATTAAGCGCCAAAAAAAGGGAGCAGCTGTTTGAAGAAATCATGCAGACGGCTCTTGCGGTAGGAATCGGCTTCGTAGACGCGGCCACGATAGATAAGATCAACATTAAACAGGCGGCGCGGCTGGCGATGAAGCAGGCGGTTGAAGGCATGAAGGTAAGGCCGGATTTCCTGCTGGTGGACGCGGAAAAAGTAGATTTGCCGATCCCGCAAATGGCCATTATTAAAGGAGATGCGAACAGCCAGTCCATTGCTGCGGCATCCATTATTGCCAAGGTGACGAGAGACCGGTTGTGCCAAGGGGAATGGGAGGCCAGGTATCCTGAATATGGAATTGCTGTACATAAAGGTTATGCGACCAAGCTGCACAGGGAACAGCTGCTGCTGCTTGGACCAACGCCGATGCACCGGAGAAGTTTCTTGACGAATTTGTTCACTAAGCAGCAGGAGTTGTTCTGA
- a CDS encoding EscU/YscU/HrcU family type III secretion system export apparatus switch protein, giving the protein MSHFEPKPEEPLYRKKAVALKYDPAVNDAPTVAAKGQGYMAQQILERAEEFGIPVQEDANLVEVLSKLDLDQQIPPELYTLVAEILSFIYRTDRAAKEGSGYGL; this is encoded by the coding sequence ATGAGCCATTTTGAACCCAAACCGGAAGAACCGCTTTACCGGAAGAAAGCTGTTGCTCTTAAATACGATCCTGCGGTTAATGATGCGCCTACCGTAGCAGCCAAAGGGCAAGGCTATATGGCGCAGCAGATCCTGGAACGCGCCGAAGAATTCGGCATACCGGTGCAGGAAGACGCCAATTTGGTAGAGGTTCTGTCCAAACTGGATCTGGATCAGCAGATCCCACCGGAGCTGTACACGCTTGTGGCGGAAATATTAAGTTTTATTTACCGGACCGATCGGGCGGCCAAAGAGGGTTCCGGTTATGGCTTATAA
- a CDS encoding YraN family protein: MAYKDLRKTTGAAGEQAAVELLLAENYRILARNWRCRSGELDIIALKDGVLVIVEVRSRSAGALRFGSPAESVNLRKIRQVRDTAAVYLHQTGQSHSSVRFDVVAVILDKAGQPVSTEHIIAAF, encoded by the coding sequence ATGGCTTATAAGGATCTGCGCAAAACGACTGGAGCGGCAGGCGAACAGGCGGCTGTGGAGCTGCTGCTTGCGGAGAATTACCGGATTCTCGCGCGCAACTGGCGCTGCCGAAGCGGAGAGCTGGATATTATTGCACTCAAGGACGGAGTCCTTGTCATTGTTGAGGTCCGGAGCCGAAGCGCGGGGGCTTTAAGGTTCGGTAGTCCGGCGGAATCGGTGAACCTCCGGAAGATCAGGCAGGTCCGGGACACGGCAGCCGTTTATCTGCACCAGACCGGACAATCACATTCTTCTGTCCGTTTTGATGTTGTGGCGGTGATTCTGGACAAAGCCGGTCAGCCGGTCAGCACGGAGCATATTATCGCCGCTTTCTAG
- the sucC gene encoding ADP-forming succinate--CoA ligase subunit beta, with amino-acid sequence MNIHEYQGKQVLKQYGVAVPEGHVAFTVEEAVQAAEKLGTPVVVVKAQIHAGGRGKAGGVKVAKGLDEVRSYAQELLGKVLVTHQTGPEGKEVKRLLIEQGCDIKKEYYIGVVVDRSTGRVVMMGSEEGGTEIEEVAAQSPEKIFKEVIDPAIGLQGFQARRLAFAINIPKELVNKAVKFMQALYQAFVDKDCSIAEINPLVVTGDGEVLALDAKLNFDSNALFRHKDILALRDLEEEDEKEIEASKFDLSYIALDGNIGCMVNGAGLAMATMDIIKYYGGEPANFLDVGGGATAEKVTEAFKIILSDQQVKGIFVNIFGGIMRCDVIASGIVEAAKQVGLSRPLVVRLEGTNVALGKDILADSGLDIVPADSMADGARKIVELVS; translated from the coding sequence ATGAATATCCATGAATATCAAGGAAAACAAGTATTGAAACAGTACGGTGTAGCCGTTCCGGAAGGCCATGTGGCTTTTACGGTCGAAGAAGCCGTCCAGGCGGCCGAGAAGCTGGGCACCCCGGTAGTGGTGGTCAAAGCCCAGATCCATGCAGGCGGCCGCGGCAAAGCGGGCGGAGTTAAAGTAGCCAAAGGACTCGACGAGGTAAGAAGTTATGCGCAGGAGCTGCTGGGCAAAGTGCTTGTTACCCATCAGACCGGCCCTGAAGGCAAAGAAGTGAAGCGACTGCTGATTGAGCAGGGCTGCGACATCAAGAAAGAATATTATATCGGCGTAGTGGTTGACCGTTCTACAGGGCGTGTGGTCATGATGGGCTCTGAAGAAGGCGGTACGGAAATTGAAGAAGTAGCCGCACAAAGTCCGGAGAAAATTTTTAAAGAAGTCATTGATCCGGCGATCGGCCTGCAAGGGTTCCAGGCTCGCCGTTTGGCTTTTGCCATTAACATTCCGAAAGAACTGGTGAACAAAGCCGTCAAGTTCATGCAGGCGCTCTATCAGGCCTTTGTGGACAAAGACTGCTCCATTGCCGAAATTAACCCGCTTGTGGTTACGGGAGACGGCGAAGTGCTGGCGCTGGATGCCAAATTGAATTTTGATTCCAATGCGCTGTTCCGCCATAAAGATATTTTGGCTTTGCGGGACCTGGAAGAAGAAGACGAGAAGGAAATCGAAGCCTCCAAATTCGACCTGAGTTATATAGCCCTTGACGGCAATATCGGCTGTATGGTGAACGGTGCAGGTCTGGCGATGGCAACGATGGATATTATTAAATATTACGGCGGCGAACCGGCCAACTTCCTCGATGTAGGGGGCGGTGCGACAGCTGAGAAGGTTACAGAGGCATTCAAAATCATTTTGTCCGACCAGCAGGTTAAAGGCATCTTCGTTAATATTTTTGGCGGCATTATGCGCTGTGACGTTATTGCCTCCGGTATTGTGGAAGCTGCGAAGCAGGTAGGGCTCAGCCGTCCGCTCGTTGTTCGCCTTGAAGGCACGAACGTAGCGCTTGGCAAGGATATTCTGGCCGATTCGGGCCTCGACATTGTGCCAGCGGATTCCATGGCGGATGGCGCGCGCAAAATCGTTGAACTGGTCTCGTAG
- the sucD gene encoding succinate--CoA ligase subunit alpha produces MSILIDKHTKVITQGITGATGLFHTRGALEYGTQMVGGVTPGKGGTNLDIELEGGKVVTLPIFNSVIEAKEATGATASVIYVPPAFAADSIIEAVDAEMELVICITEGIPVLDMVKVKRFMEGKNTVLIGPNCPGVITPGACKIGIMPGYIHQPGHVGVVSRSGTLTYEAVHQLSTRGLGQSTAVGIGGDPVKGSEFIDILSRFNDDPDTHAVIMIGEIGGTAEEEAAEWVRDHMTKPVVGFIGGVTAPPGKRMGHAGAIISGGKGTAKEKIEKLESCGIKVAPTPAEMGSTLIEVLEAKGLLEGCTTH; encoded by the coding sequence ATGAGCATTTTGATTGACAAACATACGAAAGTCATCACCCAGGGGATAACGGGAGCTACAGGCTTGTTTCATACAAGAGGCGCTTTGGAATACGGAACGCAAATGGTCGGAGGCGTCACTCCGGGCAAAGGCGGAACGAACCTCGACATTGAGCTTGAAGGCGGTAAAGTTGTTACGCTGCCTATCTTTAACTCGGTTATCGAAGCCAAAGAGGCAACAGGCGCTACAGCGAGCGTGATCTATGTGCCGCCGGCTTTTGCCGCCGATTCGATCATTGAAGCCGTTGATGCCGAAATGGAGCTCGTGATATGTATTACGGAAGGAATCCCGGTACTCGACATGGTGAAGGTCAAACGGTTTATGGAAGGTAAAAATACCGTCCTGATCGGGCCTAACTGCCCTGGCGTGATTACGCCCGGAGCATGCAAAATCGGCATTATGCCGGGTTATATTCATCAACCGGGACATGTAGGTGTCGTTTCCCGGAGCGGAACTCTGACATATGAAGCGGTTCATCAGCTGTCAACGCGCGGATTGGGACAATCTACGGCAGTTGGTATCGGCGGGGACCCGGTGAAAGGCTCTGAGTTTATCGACATTTTGTCCCGTTTCAATGACGACCCGGACACCCATGCGGTGATTATGATCGGGGAAATCGGCGGTACAGCGGAAGAGGAAGCAGCCGAATGGGTCCGCGACCATATGACGAAACCTGTCGTAGGATTTATCGGCGGCGTTACCGCACCTCCTGGAAAAAGAATGGGTCACGCCGGCGCTATTATTTCCGGTGGTAAAGGTACGGCGAAAGAGAAAATCGAAAAGCTGGAATCGTGCGGCATTAAGGTCGCTCCTACACCAGCTGAAATGGGTTCGACGCTGATTGAGGTGCTGGAAGCGAAAGGGCTGCTCGAAGGCTGCACAACACATTAA
- the dprA gene encoding DNA-processing protein DprA, which yields MEKRELLIALDGTRGIGWKTIAKLLEQPGDLYKAEYFDGAEWERRGLKPAAARNLKQELAAGKRQERLETMQAKGIVPVTVWDSEYPLLLKEISQPPWVLYAMGQIELLNAFSVAMVGTRVPTAYGRKIGEMLAGALAEQGVNVVSGLARGIDGICHQAALRAAGATTAVLGTAIDQPYPPENRFLYKEIAEKGLIVSEYPIGTPPHPGLFPQRNRIIAGLTRGTVVVEADERSGSLITADAALEANRDVFAVPGPVTSPKSRGALNLIKQGAKLITQAGDILEEYGFAPADRLSEDGNKLTDDERRIYHMLEQGNRSFDELLALSGWEFGLLHSVLLSLIIKKQAAQLPGSIYKLI from the coding sequence ATGGAGAAAAGGGAACTCCTGATTGCGCTGGATGGAACCAGAGGAATCGGCTGGAAAACGATCGCGAAATTGTTGGAGCAGCCGGGGGATCTGTACAAGGCGGAATATTTTGACGGGGCCGAATGGGAACGCCGGGGATTGAAGCCGGCTGCTGCCCGGAATTTAAAGCAGGAGCTGGCTGCCGGGAAGCGGCAGGAGCGTTTAGAAACCATGCAGGCCAAAGGAATCGTTCCGGTTACGGTTTGGGACAGTGAATACCCCTTATTATTGAAGGAAATTTCTCAGCCGCCTTGGGTGCTGTATGCCATGGGTCAAATAGAACTGCTTAACGCCTTCTCCGTTGCCATGGTGGGCACCCGTGTTCCTACTGCTTATGGCCGCAAAATAGGCGAAATGCTGGCAGGTGCGCTGGCCGAGCAGGGGGTAAATGTGGTCAGCGGTTTGGCGCGGGGAATTGACGGCATATGCCATCAGGCAGCATTAAGAGCGGCAGGAGCTACGACCGCGGTCTTGGGAACGGCCATTGATCAGCCGTATCCTCCAGAGAACCGGTTTCTATATAAGGAGATTGCCGAAAAAGGTCTGATTGTGTCTGAATATCCGATAGGTACGCCGCCTCATCCCGGTCTGTTTCCACAGCGCAACCGGATCATTGCCGGATTAACCCGGGGAACGGTTGTGGTAGAGGCGGATGAGCGGAGCGGCTCCTTGATTACAGCCGATGCGGCGCTGGAGGCGAACCGGGATGTTTTTGCCGTACCGGGACCCGTCACTTCTCCAAAAAGCAGGGGGGCTTTGAACCTGATTAAACAAGGGGCGAAGCTGATCACACAAGCCGGCGATATTTTGGAGGAATACGGCTTTGCCCCAGCCGATAGGCTGTCCGAGGATGGAAACAAGTTGACAGATGATGAACGCCGCATATACCATATGTTGGAGCAGGGAAACCGAAGTTTTGATGAGCTGTTAGCCCTGAGCGGATGGGAGTTTGGACTTTTGCATTCAGTTCTGTTATCTTTAATCATAAAAAAGCAGGCAGCACAACTGCCGGGCTCTATTTATAAATTAATTTAA